GGGTCTGAAAGCAAGATcaaaaaaagctgaaacatCGCAGCATTgactgcagtttgttttttgtgttttgaaaacGACATGTgttgctctaaaagtaatgcctattTCTtgtcctatttatttccatggaaacctcAACCGATACGAAAAGCACAATAAGACTATGTGATTgagcaaattcccagctacaaaacgctatttCTCAACGTAGTCATCACCGTTAGCCAGtttgtgtggatgagctgatggaggcactcttcatttcatgctgTGACAGTTGCGTGTAGCTATCCAGAATGTGGCATGTCTTTCTCGTCgctgttgctactgctgaagcacaccacccaccacctcactgtgctcacatccataGGTTGGTCTCCATAACCATTTGTGAGTGTTGATGGATGTCAGcgggtgcatttttttccacatggaggaattcagtgacacacctttgcttcatacgtgcttccatgtcagaagctattgtgtcagactgcccctctgctgtcatctgttgcagggcaacaaaatgtaacagaacactgatgagaaggttcaacctctgctgctaTATCACCAACAGCTGCCTCTGACGTCACGGACCAACAGAacacaggaggcattacttttggagcagccctcatagaaCATTTGTTCAGTTCTCTCAACTGCAGAAGTCCATATGTGAAATacttaagctttttttttctttcttgaaagtAGAATTAGGTGcaacatatattaaaaataaacttattaTGAATACTGTTAAAAGTGCAATATGTTCTATACCAAAATATGTATGATTCGGTTTAATCCTTATTTGCAGTGTAAATATCCTCCAGAATAAAATATGTGAACTTGTGCTTGGCCAAACCAAATGGAGTTTGAAACTTTTAAGCTGATGTTCTGATTTCAGCTAGGATAATCTTCATTTGGACTGAAGATGAGAATAATAACTGGTAACAGTTGCCAAGAAATGCCTATTACACCAGGTCCAGGACATTCTGgcttctcctgctgccctgctgggaagAAGCTGGGGATGTGTAAGGAGCTAGAGAGGACATGGCCAGGACAGCTGCCCTAACTGGCCAAAGTGTGAGTGTTGTTCTTCCCGGGAAAATGTCACGTATGATGGTCCCCACTctcctggaagtggctgaacaGCTACCTGCTGTTCGGAAGCAGCAAATGAAtcccttgttttgctttcaaacaCAACTTTTACTTCAGCTAGTAAATGCTTTTACATCAATCCATGAGTTTccttgcttttacttttctgattCCCTTCCCTGTCCCACTGAGGGGCTGTGAGTGAGCAGCTGCACGGTGCTGAGCTGTAccagggttaaaccacaactGATTAGCAAGGAAACAAGCTTAACCTATTGAAAAGTCAAGCTCTGTGGCCAGGCATTAGTCCTAATAATCTTATCTGTTCTGTAGTAGAACCACACTGAACTGCTGGCGTCTTTGTAGACTACAACTCAGTTTTATTCAGTGTAAACTAGAGTGTAATACAGAAAATTGGGGCATGGACAAAATGAAGTTTCTTCACTAGAGCAGGACTCCTAATACTGGTTAactgccagagcagcagctttatTGGCTGTTATTGACAGGAAATCTATTTTGGGCTGCTAGATTGTTTTAGTTAAAACAGATTACAAATTTATTGTAAATTAACTAAAACTATGTATATGTTCTCCATTAAATATTATGGCTGCTTTTGGTAGCCATGAATATTCAGAACTCTGAAATAGCAAGTACAGTTTTGCCATTCAGTCCTCACAGTTTCTCCCCAAAATTCTTACACCAAGAAGGTAAGGTGTAAGCAGGAAGATGTCATCATGCTATGAAGAGGGTACACCTCCCCCTTTTTGAATGGtacacagcagaagcagaagactGGAGATTGCTTCCCAGTGGGAAAGGTACCTGGACAAGGTACAGGCTTCATTTGCACTTCTCACCGAGGTTGGacttgggaaagaaaatcacaggCTGACCAGTGACCTACGTGGTTAGTAGGCAAAAACCTCATTAACTGCTTTTGACACAGTACCTCATTCTTAATAACACAAGGGTTTGCAACAATTGTTCTAAGTGTTTTTACATCTATTCCAGCTGTGAAGCATGTGTATTTCACGCACACTTGTATAAGTTGGAATCTGTTTTTGTAAGGGAGAGAGCTTTATATATAGTTCCTTCCCCTGTCACACAGCTGTTCGCAGCTGATGATCCAGAAACAGAACTGAGGAAGAATGTTATCCTCTCTTCCCCCATGGAGTtcatgctgcagcctgtgctaTGCATCACTAGATCGCAGTCATCTTTGTTAATGAAAACAGTGTAAAAAAGGGATTGATTATATCTCACATGCTGAGCTCAAGTAAAATCAATCTAGTGGAAAACATTTCACTAGGCTCAGTTGCAGTGGGGGCTTCTTTCACTGCACCTACACAAAGGCAAAGATGAGACTGACACTGTTCCCCTCAGCATATTTGAGAACAAAGGAACACTACATTGAAGAAAGGTGAGGCAGTTCAACAGTATTTTGTTCCTGTTCTAAAGGCATAACTGAAAATGCTGTTAGAGTCAGGATTTACTAAGCCTGACCCTGTGTTACACTGTTGGAATATCACCTCCGTCATTCTGCTGTTGCCTTACAGCACGAGATGCGTTCTACTTCAGATTGAAGGGCTGCAGAAAACTTAATCACACACATTCAGCTCTATTTTTCCAAATGGTGCCTGCTGCTAATGGAAACTGATCAGCATGGAGTACATTTTAGCTCTAGGGGAAAACACACTGTGAAGTGCCCATCTAGTAGCAGCAAAGCTGCCAGTAAACCAGGTTTGAACCGAAACAGTACAActactgcaggaaaagaaacgGCCTCAGTATGACTGCAAGGCTTTTGTCAGCAGTGATGCCATTCTACAGAGTTGACAGAAATAACTTAAGAAAACTCAACAGCTGCATGCTTGTGCCTATTAATAGCAAACACTTGTCACTCCAGGGTAAAGAAAGCATCTGGACCACAGCCATGTTGCACATGATATCCTCAGCTGAGGAAGAAGCACAAAGCATGACTATGAAGTGCTCtctttattatttctgaaatgcaatcaGATAGGGCATCCTAGAACCAATCAAAGCAATGAGAACTTCAGCCACGGAACAGAGCAAAGTTTGTTTAAAGTCTACAAGGAATTAACAAATTAAGGTAGCGGAACAATCCTACGCTTCTAGTAACATTTGATAGATTTCTGAGCTGCAGTAACAGACATACAGTAGGCCCgagccacagctgctgctcaggctgGTCAAACACAGACACAGAGGAACAGATGTTTCTTACACATTAAtggatttttgtttgaattCGTATTTCAAACTGCAACATTCCAGATTCACAAAGATACTTTTAGGAAGCAGTAAATCAAAGCCTCAGAAGCAGCTGACTGTTAGGAGCACAAAATGAAGTTGTGCTGGGACATACTAAGAGGTCCATGCCTTAAGAAAAGGTGCTGCTCAAAGGAATACTACAGCTGATACCGTTACCTGCTCAATGGCACTAGTTGGACCATTCAGCTTCCTGTAAGAATACTTGTGTGTTTAAGACCTTAATACAGCaagcaagaaaagtaaaaacactCCTCTCACTCAATAAATTAAGCTCCAGTACTAGCATCAAACAGCATACTTTAATGAAGTCTACGCCTCTGAATAAGCCCTAACTCAGTAGCAACACACCAACATATGGCATTTGTACTTATTACATGGAAACAGAGTGCCTGGGCAACACAGAGACCTAGTGAAAGTAAATgggaaagacagacagaaagcaaCCCCTTGAGCTTAGTGTTCAGCAGCTTCATctaatcagatttttttttttttacttagattTCAAGACTCCAATTTTACTCTTTCGCATGCCTAGTTAACAGCTCTACTTGAAAAGCAATTCTCTTGTGGAGTACTACTCTGAAGTACCTTCACAGAGGAAGGCTAGTAAAGTCAATGTAAACACTGTCCACCAATCCTGTGAAGGTTTGTTTCAGATGTAGAGGCACTAGTGAGAGAATGTAGTGCTTCATCTAACCACACACAGCCAATACTATACATGTAACGAAGTGGTGCCCCCAGCTCAAACTATCTACatttcacagtatttcatttGGTGTCAACAGATTTAGCTTGCATTAAATTAAGTACTTACAGTGGTTTGTCATAATAGTAGAATAAGAGTTAAACAACAAGTAACCGCCAAGAacttcaacattaaaaaaaaggataaagTAGGACTACCGTAGCTGTTAGGAAAGCTACTTGAATTAAAGGCAGGGTTACTACAGTGGAGCATAGTATAATCTCCAAGACAAATAGCCACAACCACTTGTTCTTCAGACCTTCAAAGGAAATTACTTTTGTCCATCTCAGCTGTGAAAGCTACCACTGCCTATTCTGTAAAGTGCAAGCAAGTCTCACAATCCAGTactaactgtattttaaatttgtttcagaaagcctGTTATGACCAGCACTTTCCTTACGAAGTTGCTCTTCCACGCAAGGTAAGCTTCAGTTccaatgctattttttaaacacCCCACCAGGTGACACTAGCTACACAACTTCTTAAGTATTTATTCTCTACAGCTCCCAGATACCAAGTATACTTGGACTGAACAGTATGACAGGCTTATTAACACAAAACCCAGCCTTCAGCATACACTTGTGGAACACACAGCAGTCAGAAGTGTGGCTGTGCCAGTGTGGAAAGGCTAACTGACAGCTGTATGAAGGACCTGAGCACCCAGACCCTCCCTTTAATTCTTTGTGGTACTGTGGAAGATGAACTTATGTAAAATTTAGAGGTACTGGTGTTTgggaacattttattttgtacatGACAAGATTTTACACCAAGTCAgttaaataatacaaatttaCATTCGTGAGGAATGTTTTTTAGAAAagtcaacttaaaaaaaaatctcctttgcCCTTAAACCCCATGTACCATCCCTCAACCTTTTACAgtggaaaacaaaccaaaatctAATTCACATCCTCTTAACCTCCCAGTGCAGGACAGTAGGCGAGTGCAGTTTACAGTTCGTCTTTTACATCTGTGGATTCCTGTGGAGACAAAACCAAGAATCAGAATCGTGCTTTTTCAAAGTGCAAACAGTTACAAGAGCTGTCTTACGTTAACTTAACTACTACTGACACTTCTCAAAGTACTAACAAATAGTGTAGCTTTGGAAGGTGAGAGCATATTCCTGTTCAAATGACTGAATGTCAAGACTTAGCTATTTGAAGTGGAGAAAAGCtacttttttctccagtttgctCAGGTGTTAGCAGATCTAGTTGACCATTTTATCTTCACTACTTCGTAAACTACTTTTCAGGTTCAGTGTTAGTACTGCTAATAGCCCATTCTACAGCACTAAGTTCAACTACTTCCAGTCAACAGTCAGGAACCTTTGCGTAACGTGCAAGTAACCTCATCCAGTACGTAGAACATACAGAATCACCAAGCAATGACAGTACTAAAGGAACAATGTATTCCTATCCTATATAATTCCATTATTACTGTCATTGCATGTTATATAACTGTGGGAGTACAGTTTGATAGCTTCAAAACCAATGCAATAGCTATAGTAAGTATAGTTCTTCAAATGTATTCTTAGGTAATAGTAGCTGAACATCTCTAATAACTTTTTATTTGCGCTGGTAACAAGACAAAATTACAGGACTCTTCCAAAAAGCAACTTCAGCCAGCAGGTAGAGTTGGGACTTCACAGTGACTTCACAAATTGTATCACCGAGGAACTAATAACTGGAGAGCTCAGCCTATCAAGCTATTATTAGAACTACAGATATAACCCAAAGTCAAGGCAGCACTGTTTTAAGTTCATAGCGCTGTTTTAAGAATTTCAAACCATATACTGACCAGTTTATTGATGTTATTGCCTACAAGCTGCAGAAACCCAGCATACAGCAGGAAGGACATCTGCtactgttttcttaaatattgaGCATGTTAGCGTTCTATTTTTTGCAACATAATTTAGTAAGGAATGAAAAgtcatttctgcagtttttcaagaaaagtttgGAAAACCTAACACTAACAGCTATGGTCACGGAAGACCAAATGAAGAAACCCATTACTGGATAAAACTGCACATGAATATTAAAAAGAGTCAAACTTTAGATCTTACCTTTTGTGTTTCACTGTCTTCAGCATCAGCATCCACCTCTTCTTCATCTTGCTCTGCCTCCTCAGCTGCATCTTCAGGTTCTTCAGGTTCCTCCTCCACCTGGAGAAGGGGTCACAAACATTTTACTTGTATCCAGAGCCTTATTTGCATTCAATGTTTACCAGCTGCAGACTAGCTAAATATAGGCTATGTAACTACTGCCAGCTTGTAACCTATGCCCCACAGTACTTGAAGGATAAGCCACGTTTTCTTCAGCACTGATATGTTATCACATTTTCCCTGGCACGATACCCAGCGTATTTGTTCCTGCACAGCATTATGGGAAGACCTATACCAACTTCTGAATTTCTCTATCAGTAAAATGAGCACACGTATGTTTGGCCTTTACTGTACTCCCATAGAACCACCATGTAAAGACAGGGCAATATTATGCAAAAGCataatggaaaagcagaatCCTGAACAACTACAAAGAGGACACAAACATGAAGTAGACTCATCACTTCCCCAGCCAGGAACTCCAACTGGGCTCCTGAGCCTACATCAGCACAGGAAACTAGACAGATGCTGCATCTTAGAAAGCAGATATTTGAGTCCATTATCATCTGCAAGTTGCAAGCAACTAACCTTTGCATCCAGGTCAATGTTTAAACTCAGACGAAGCATCCTTTCTATTCTGTCTCCATATTCCTTTGTGTCTGGTAGCATATATCCTGATCTCAAAGTTGCAGTTTCAAACAACACCACTGCGAGATCTGAAACTGTTTtgtcatcttcattttcctaaTGTGGAAGCATCAAAAAGAAACCACAAGCACACAGATGTTAATTAAGCTGTACATAGCTATGCAGGCAATGTTTCACTACTGTTATTTGTTTACCTTAACTCGCCTCAGCATGTCTTTGATGAGTGGATGTCTGggatttatttcaaatgtcttCTTCTGGCTAGCATAGTAACTGGAAAGAACAAATCACGTCACTAAGTTTTGAAATATCAGGCCCAGCTACACCCTGAAACCCATATACGCTAATGACAACCACAATAACAAGCTCATCCCCCCGTTATTAGCTAAACACTGAAAGCACTGGAGTTGTTGTGATAAGTTTGTGCTCTCGTCAAATGAGAGATGCAAATACCACTGATGAGCCGTGCTCAGTAAGCAGTTTTACACACCAGGTTGTCAGAAGTTGCAACCTATCTGTAAGTGGCCTTAAAACCATGGAGGATCACCTGAAGCAGACAGAAGCTTGGTTGACTCCACCAAGCAAGGAAGGCCACCAACTACATTTCCCATCTGCTGCTACAAAACTGAAGCTTACTTTGTGGATATGTCCTTCCCAGTTTGGTAAGCTTGAGCCTTCATGATTCTTTCCATGTTACCAGACCATCCGTACTGACTAGCCACAAGTGCACATGGAGACTGCGTTAAGCGTtgagaaagcacagcttttTCAATCTGTAGAAAATAAGTTTGGCATTAGTTCACAGAACCActtataaagcaaaaaaaaaaaaagaagtgtgctAACTTCAGTACTTTCTGGAAACTCTGACGTGTCATTCTAACTTACTGCCTTCCCAAAAATCAGTgtctttaaatgcatttattaacCCAGAGAACAGACAGATGTTACTGTCAGCTCTATGTCCCAAGAATTCACAAGGTGTTGTACTTTACACATTCACATTTGTACATTTAGAAGCAAGTATTACATGTAACATGACATCTGTACCTTGTCTTTTAGAGCTTTGTCTTTCATCCAGTTCAAGAGTGGTTCAAACTCCTTTTCCAAGGCTTCTCTGCTCTCCTTGGACTTCTCACTTTCCTCAAACTTAACTCCTTCTTTTGCTACATTCTGAAATCTCTTGCCGTCAAACTCTGGCAGAGCCTGAATGCAGTATTCATCTACAGGTTCAGTCAGATATATAACTTCATAGCCCTTTTTCAGAAGGCGTTCAACAAATGGTGAGGACTCAGCCTAAGATGAGAACACATTAAGATGTCAGTTTCACAGTGTGATACCAGCAGGTACTGGAAACCGTACAGCTATTTAATGAACATTAATACAAGGAAAAGTGAACAACAGTAGTAATATAGACATGGAATAGCCACATATACAGCAAATACAGAAAGTTCATTATATTCATCATACTTAGAAAACTAGAAACTGTAAcactttttcctcccctcctcacCTACCTCCTTTCTGCTGGCACCTGCcatgaaataaattttgtcttgtttctctttcattctttccacaTACTGGTCAAGGCTTGTAAGGTTACTTTCATGATGAGAAGATTGGAAGCGAAGAAGTTTAGCCAGGCGTGTACGATTGGAATGATCCTCAATGACTCCAAGCTTTACATTAGTACCAAACTCTTTCCAGAATGTgtcattgtatttttcttctgcgATTTTCTTGATCATATCAAGAGTTTTACGAACAAGCTTCTTTCTGATCACCTAGGGAAAGGAGTAACGTCAAGTTATAGCAGTAAGAACCCTCAATTCAGCCTCACTACAAAGAACGGATTCAAGACACTATTCCTGATTTAGAAGTAAACAGGAATAGTCTGAAAGAAGCTTGGGTTTCCTATATGGTTAGGAGCGTGAAATTAaggtattaaaaacaaaattaatcaaGCTACTTGTCTCCTAAATCTTGCTAGTCacctatttcattttaaattggtCCCCTActaaatttgaagaaatttaAGACCAGCTATCTTACCTTTAGTAACTTATGCTGCTGAAGTGTTTCACGAGATACATTCAAAGGAAGATCATCAGAATCCACCTAATTGAAAGAGAAACTTTTTAAGTATAGCTAGCAGCAtgtggataaaaaaaaaaaacagaaatgcaaataaggTTTAATACTTACAACACCTTTAACAAAGTTAAGATATTTGGGCATCATGTCATGGAAGTCATCAGTGATGAACACTCTTCTAACATATAGCtgaattacaaaagaaaaaagcaattattaCTTTGTCAGTTTTTAACCAAAAAATCATAGCAATAAGCACTTGCTAGTTGCTTGCCTTACCTTaatgaaatcactttttttGGATCCATACTCATCAAACAAGCCACGTGGAGCAGAATTAGGAACAAACAAGATTGATTTGAAAGTTACTTCCCCTTCAGCAGTAAAATGGATGTAAGCCATTGGATCATCGTGCTCCtgtgaagagattttttttttttttttaagtctatgTTGGCCAAGCATTGGCAAATCGATACTCTTCCATCCATAACATGATGTGATGTGTTTCTGCACAGCTAACCCTACCTACTTTGTGGAAACAAAATTCCAAATTCAACAGCGTTACTCACACAGAAGTCACCTGCTGAGACCTactatgctttttctttaaagccaACCAAAGAGATAACAATAGCTCAGTAACCAACACATCACAGTTCTTAAGTCACATTACACTGTATTTACACGTGAAGACAACGTGTCTTCTCTTCCACCACATACAACACAAACATCACCACTCTCTCAAACAAGACGAAAATTCACTTGTCCGTATTTAAATAGATCAGTAAGCTCTGCACAAGTTGGAATCCCACCAGCTACCCCTCAGACCTAGGTCAGCAGCAACACTCTACCCCCACCAGCAGCAATCCACTCCTTCAGAACAATCTCAAGGCTTTAAGCTTACCTTAGAAAAGGTTTTGTAAAAAGCTTTATATTCATCCTCTTCAACTTCTTTAGATGGTCTTTGCCAGATTGGTTTTATGTCATTCATGAGCTCCCAGTCCCAGACAGTCTTTTCAACCTAGGTAAGTAAACAGAGTAAATACTTAATTTAATTGACTTAAAACCTGAATTAAGTCTACACTTAAGTGTATTCTATGCACATTTTGCACTCCAGTATTGTGATTTCTGTTCTACTGCCGTTCTGAGGAAAGCTTTCCAGCAGAATACATTCAAACCAGTCAGTTTACTCAAGACTGCCTCTCCTTCAAACAGTTCACTGCATAAACTCCTAAGGATTTAGAGTTAATTCCAGGACTACTGCTTCACAAGCCTATTGCCACTCACTTGCCTTATTTTCACCTAAGATTGATTCACAGTGTTCTTCTCCAATATGTCAGCTCCATGAAAACTCCTGAAATCTCTTCCACGAGTTACAGAATCTCTTGTCTGAGAAAGCCTACCTTCTTAGTTTTTggcttcttctcttcctcttcttcttcaaCTGCAGCTTCATCatcatctgtttcttctttctcctcctttgcttcctcctcttcaaTTGGTTCCTCAACAGTCTCTGTCTGAAGAGACAATTAGGAGTCAGGAACGTTTAGTTTCCTACCAGTTATCTTATAGTACTCTCTCAGATGGCTTCATCTCTTAACACTAGTTTAACTTGTGCTATTTGCCCTCTTACAAGCATTTGTCAATAGACAGCTtgcttttttcagctgcatttttcgTGAATACATGCTATCCTGCAGTATGCTGGGAGGTCACTGTTCTTAACTTTCAAAACCTTCAGCATGATTTCAAGTTAGCACTACACCATGAAAACATCGTAAGAATAAGCTTAAAAGTTGAAATGCTGCCCTATGTTCAGAAGGACACCTAACCACTGCCTTGCTTGAGAGCTTCACAAGCTTCTGGCTACT
The Numida meleagris isolate 19003 breed g44 Domestic line chromosome 1, NumMel1.0, whole genome shotgun sequence genome window above contains:
- the HSP90B1 gene encoding endoplasmin produces the protein MKSAWALALACTLLLAATVTAEEVDVDATVEEDLGKSREGSRTDDEVVQREEEAIQLDGLNASQIKEIREKSEKFAFQAEVNRMMKLIINSLYKNKEIFLRELISNASDALDKIRLISLTDENALAGNEELTVKIKCDKEKNMLHVTDTGIGMTKEELIKNLGTIAKSGTSEFLNKMTEMQDDSQSTSELIGQFGVGFYSAFLVADRVIVTSKHNNDTQHIWESDSNEFSVIDDPRGNTLGRGTTITLVLKEEASDYLELDTVKNLVKKYSQFINFPIYVWSSKTETVEEPIEEEEAKEEKEETDDDEAAVEEEEEEKKPKTKKVEKTVWDWELMNDIKPIWQRPSKEVEEDEYKAFYKTFSKEHDDPMAYIHFTAEGEVTFKSILFVPNSAPRGLFDEYGSKKSDFIKLYVRRVFITDDFHDMMPKYLNFVKGVVDSDDLPLNVSRETLQQHKLLKVIRKKLVRKTLDMIKKIAEEKYNDTFWKEFGTNVKLGVIEDHSNRTRLAKLLRFQSSHHESNLTSLDQYVERMKEKQDKIYFMAGASRKEAESSPFVERLLKKGYEVIYLTEPVDEYCIQALPEFDGKRFQNVAKEGVKFEESEKSKESREALEKEFEPLLNWMKDKALKDKIEKAVLSQRLTQSPCALVASQYGWSGNMERIMKAQAYQTGKDISTNYYASQKKTFEINPRHPLIKDMLRRVKENEDDKTVSDLAVVLFETATLRSGYMLPDTKEYGDRIERMLRLSLNIDLDAKVEEEPEEPEDAAEEAEQDEEEVDADAEDSETQKESTDVKDEL